In bacterium, the DNA window GGCCGGGACCGCGTCGGCGCTGGCCGGGACGATTCAGTTCGGTCTTGGAGCGCTCAGCGGCGCCGCCGCCGGGGCTCTGTACAACGGCACGGCGGTGCCGATGGCCGTCGTGATCGCGCTCGCCGGTCTCGCGAGCTTCTTGGCGCACCGCCTCATGGTCCGGACGTAAGCGCTGGGCGGCCCGGTCGCTTTCGCGCAGGTTTCCTGCGCGGCCGCCGCCCCGCGAGGGGGGACCCGCGGGCCCGTGTGGAAGTTGTGCGTGTCATGGTCAGTGAAGCCGAGGTCGTCATCATCGGGTCCGGCGCGTTCGGGTCGAGCACCGCCTACCACTTGGCGGGCCTCGGCCGCCAGGGCATCGTGCTGGTCGACGCCCACGAAATCGGATCCCAAACCTCGCCCCGCGCCGCGGGGTTGACCAAGCAGGTGCGGCCCCACCCCGACGTCTCGCGCCTCGCGATCCTGAGCGTCGCCAAGATTCTTCAGTTCACCGCGGAGACCGGCGAGCCTCTCACCTTCGTCCAGTCGGGCAGCGTGAATATCGCTCGGGGAGAACCCGACGAGGCCGTGATCCGCGCGGAACTCGCGGCGGGCCAAGCCCTGGGGTTGGACACGTACGAGATCTCCTACGACGAGATGACCCTGGCCGCGCCCTTGATCCGCCCCCGAGATATCCGGCTCATCGCGTACACTCCCTCCGATCTCTATCTGGAGGATCCCGGGCAGTTGGCGCTCGGATACGCCCGGGCGGCCGAACGGCAGGGCGTGACGCTTCTTCCCAACACGCGGGTCACGGGGATCGGTGTAAAGGACGGACGCGTCATCAACGTGACGACGGCCCAAGGGGAGATCCGGACCCCCGCGGTCGTCGACGCAGCGGGGGCGTGGACGCGACTGATCGCGGAGCACGTCCATGTCCGCGTCCCCCTGATTCCCGTGCGCCATCAACTCTATATCACCGAGCGCATTCCGGGGCTCGCGGCGGACCACGCCATCTGCCGGATCTACGACGCCAAGGTCTACATGCGGCCCCACCAGGGCGGACTGTTGCTGGGGGGGTACGAGCGCGATCCGCACCCCCACGACATGAGCGGGGTCCCTCCCGAGTTCCAGATCCAGGACCTTCCGCTGGATATGAAGGTGCTGGAGCGCCTGGTCCAGCCGGTTCAGAGTCAGCTGTCCATCGAGAAGGACATCCCGGTTCGGGAGCACCGCGGCGGGCTGCCGACGATGACCCCTGATGGGCTGCCGCTCATCGGGCCCCTTCCGAGCATCGAGGGGTTCTACGTGGCGAGCGGGTGCTGCGTAGGGGGGCTGTCGATCTCCCCTGCGGTAGGGGAGATGCTCGCCGAGCTGGTCCACACAGGCCTGCCATC includes these proteins:
- a CDS encoding FAD-binding oxidoreductase, translated to MEVVRVMVSEAEVVIIGSGAFGSSTAYHLAGLGRQGIVLVDAHEIGSQTSPRAAGLTKQVRPHPDVSRLAILSVAKILQFTAETGEPLTFVQSGSVNIARGEPDEAVIRAELAAGQALGLDTYEISYDEMTLAAPLIRPRDIRLIAYTPSDLYLEDPGQLALGYARAAERQGVTLLPNTRVTGIGVKDGRVINVTTAQGEIRTPAVVDAAGAWTRLIAEHVHVRVPLIPVRHQLYITERIPGLAADHAICRIYDAKVYMRPHQGGLLLGGYERDPHPHDMSGVPPEFQIQDLPLDMKVLERLVQPVQSQLSIEKDIPVREHRGGLPTMTPDGLPLIGPLPSIEGFYVASGCCVGGLSISPAVGEMLAELVHTGLPSLFLDAFSVTRFGPEYDSDPALREACLRQYTEWYSAIPPVSRPR